ACTTGTTACCCAACAGCAATAAATTGAGGCACATTCTTGTTTGAGCATCCATCTTTTCAATGCCCAATGCTGCCAAATTAAAAGACTGTAGAGAGGCAATAAATTTAGTATTAAACTCTCGACCAATCAGTAAAATATCAAGTAATTTACTCCCATAATTCCAATCAGAGTAAAGCTTGCTTAACTGATCAGCAATCACTAACCAGTCATCCAAAATTAGAATTAATGGCGGTAATGATTCGCGCTGTGATTCTGGTAATTGCTTACGTTGTTTGTAGGTCAGGTAAAAGTTGTTAATTACCTCTTTTGCTAGGTCTGGGTTCTCCTGATCAAAGACAATTACTCTCTCCTTCTCTCGTAAACCACAGAAACTATCATTCTTAGCACTAATTACCCAGATATCCGCGCCTGGGGAATCAGCTAAGATTTTCCCAATCAAGTAATTGAGAGTAACTGATTTACCACTCCCTGGTGCAGCGACTAAAGCAGTGGAACTATCGGCTTTAGCTAGGGCTTGCAAAGTATTGAGGGCAAGAGTTTCTGATGGGTGAAGGCTACCATGAGTATTTTGTTGTAATGCTTGCGGTTGTTCCCCAGTTACTTTATCGTCACCCCTGGCGATATCCTGTATCGACTGCCCTGGCAATGCCCCGGCTGGCTGTCCTGTTGCCTGTTGTAGTTGCGCTCGTGCCTCAGCTTCAGCCCTTAACCTGACTTGCTCCTGAAATATAGCTAACTCCTGTGGTGTCATTTGAGACAATTGTGCTGCTCTTGCCCGTCGATTCTCACTCCATTGATGGAACTCGTAGTCTAGTTGGGCGGTGTAACTTTCTTTGTGGAGCCTTAAACCTTCTCGAAGCTTGGCAATTAGCCAGTTGGTGCGGAGTTCCTCTCTAAGCTCAGGCAACAGTCGCATCAACCGCCATTCCCTAGCTTTGGACAGTCCGTAGGCTCCTCCAAGGAATAATAAAGAAACTAATCCCCAGCAAGCCTTATTCGGGTTGCTTGCGGGATTATTCTTAATCGGGTAGCTTTGCTTGGCAGAAAATTATCACGTTGAAATTCAGGGTTAGCTGGTGCGTAAACTTCGGCGTAAAACTCAGACTCCGGCATTATGTAGCGTTTATCTGGTGTGCAGTACCTTTGCCGATTCTCTGAATTGGTGAGTGTTTGAGGAACAAAGCAATATTCAACCAAACTGATTTGGGTTCCTGTAAATGACTTTGCCCCGCAAATTAACCCGATGGTTGCCAGCACACCCACAGTAATATTGTTGGCTGTCCCTGAACTTCTGTATGACTCGAATTGCTTACGTTTCATTGGTTTGCCCCTTTAGCACTGCTGCCAATAGCAACAACCCCACTGCACCTAACCCCATCAACAACCAAGGGGGTTCAGGTTGGGGAGTTGGTTTAACTTCGTAGCTTCTAACTTCCTCGTAGAACCGTGTCTTACCTATCTTGGTCGCCTCCCCTTACAACCCGGTATTCGTCAAAAGCTATCCACAGCGCAGCCCCTACGCTTACAGTTTGCACAGTTGCCACCATGAAGTCTTTGCCAATGTGGATTCTGCCGTCATATTGAATCTTGGTCAGGGTGTTGGCGAAGAATAAACCCAGTACAATGCTGCCGAGTGTCCCAGAAGCGATTCCCCAATTCCTAAACTCGTTAGTAAACTGACTCCAGTGTTGGCGGTGAATACGCCTAAGAATGTGGCTAGTGCTTTGTTGAGGAGTTGCTTATTGTTGAAGACATCCCTAATTGATTGCTCTAGCCTTTCGCCGTCTTCATCTTCTGGGAAAGCTTTTCTTGTTGCTGTTCACTCCAATTGGTAGAGGAAGTTAGGTGATTGGTGGAGTGAAATTGAGATAACAAAGCGTCTAATTCATTCATTTTTACTCCTAACCATACAAACTGGCATGGAAGCCAGAGTTTAAGAGACTCTGGCTTTTACCTGTGGCTTAAATACCCATAAAGTTGCGGAACCAATTACCAACACGACTAATTCCAGCAGTACGGCTGTAGTTCGGCT
The Nostoc sp. MS1 DNA segment above includes these coding regions:
- a CDS encoding type IV secretory system conjugative DNA transfer family protein, whose product is MRLLPELREELRTNWLIAKLREGLRLHKESYTAQLDYEFHQWSENRRARAAQLSQMTPQELAIFQEQVRLRAEAEARAQLQQATGQPAGALPGQSIQDIARGDDKVTGEQPQALQQNTHGSLHPSETLALNTLQALAKADSSTALVAAPGSGKSVTLNYLIGKILADSPGADIWVISAKNDSFCGLREKERVIVFDQENPDLAKEVINNFYLTYKQRKQLPESQRESLPPLILILDDWLVIADQLSKLYSDWNYGSKLLDILLIGREFNTKFIASLQSFNLAALGIEKMDAQTRMCLNLLLLGNKYIKNGREQESYGVLELILNRSDIIPGKQEREQIKSKYLEVKTVSYQNLRPVIIASVGGFVVALMPKLSNQTKSIASEQEYLDRVYELEFNLDAAHPPHTKPLSNVALKIYEYFQNVKNKTPKTLRDLKKADRLSGYSEPELIDGLAELVEREKINCDGNDNYSLPDW